One Mycoavidus sp. B2-EB genomic region harbors:
- a CDS encoding methylated-DNA--[protein]-cysteine S-methyltransferase, with amino-acid sequence MHLIARFNAVFATPFGKVGIRTEANTICEIVYLPNTAQDVSPNNALARQAVRQIERYLKHPNATFDLPLADVGSVFQRRVWQAISAIAPGTVQTYGQLARLIGSAPRAVGQACGSNYFPLVIPCHRVVGTNGIGGFAHHAGDGYFRTVKRWLLAHEGINYNSDSARAI; translated from the coding sequence ATGCACCTGATTGCTAGATTTAACGCCGTATTTGCTACGCCATTTGGTAAAGTGGGGATTCGCACGGAAGCGAATACGATATGTGAAATTGTTTATTTGCCGAACACGGCCCAGGATGTGTCGCCTAACAATGCGCTGGCGCGCCAGGCTGTGCGTCAAATTGAGCGGTATCTTAAACACCCTAATGCCACTTTTGATTTGCCGCTCGCTGATGTAGGGAGTGTTTTTCAACGTCGTGTGTGGCAGGCGATCAGTGCGATTGCGCCAGGGACTGTGCAGACATATGGGCAACTTGCGCGTTTAATTGGCAGTGCGCCGCGTGCGGTGGGGCAAGCCTGTGGCTCGAATTACTTTCCGTTAGTGATTCCTTGTCACCGCGTGGTTGGAACAAACGGTATTGGTGGCTTTGCCCATCATGCGGGTGACGGATATTTTCGCACGGTGAAGCGCTGGTTGCTCGCGCATGAAGGCATTAACTATAACTCTGACTCAGCCCGCGCTATTTGA
- a CDS encoding tRNA (adenosine(37)-N6)-threonylcarbamoyltransferase complex ATPase subunit type 1 TsaE has protein sequence MRATAVKIASLLERVFELPNEAATAKLGESFAHALMALYTKDFPGLQVHLYGELGMGKTALVRATLRALGYTGRVRSPTYTLVEPYTLEVAKPVATSSQTTLPNVDLPLKIFHFDLYRFADPTEWIDAGFREYFNMRALYLIEWPQQAGDLLGAPDLEFTLELAGAGRRLLVRALSHTGKECLARC, from the coding sequence ATGCGCGCGACCGCAGTTAAAATCGCCTCACTACTTGAGCGCGTATTTGAGCTGCCTAATGAGGCGGCCACTGCGAAGCTTGGCGAAAGCTTCGCACACGCGCTAATGGCACTGTACACCAAAGATTTTCCAGGGTTACAGGTCCATCTCTATGGCGAGCTCGGGATGGGCAAGACCGCGCTCGTACGCGCCACCCTGCGCGCACTGGGCTATACTGGCCGAGTGCGCAGCCCAACTTACACATTAGTTGAACCTTACACACTTGAAGTTGCCAAACCCGTAGCAACCTCCAGTCAAACCACTCTGCCCAATGTTGATTTACCGCTCAAGATTTTCCATTTTGACCTATATCGCTTCGCTGATCCAACCGAATGGATTGATGCTGGGTTTAGGGAATATTTCAATATGCGCGCACTTTATCTAATCGAGTGGCCGCAACAGGCAGGAGACTTGCTGGGCGCACCCGATCTTGAGTTTACGCTTGAACTCGCAGGCGCTGGGCGGCGTTTGCTGGTCCGCGCACTGAGTCACACCGGAAAAGAATGCCTTGCTCGATGTTAA
- a CDS encoding N-acetylmuramoyl-L-alanine amidase, with protein sequence MPCSMLIKPFRSFESSATTPPIWRRRQLLCAGASVLLLGLLPKSAYAASILGVRVWPAQDYTRLTIESDQPLTYTSRLLQEPERIVVDFQGLTLDTTLKELVAKITPNDPQIHHVRVGQFTPDTVRLVLDLKDAVKPQVFTLPPISRYRHRLVFDLYPAIPPDPLLDLIAKTEAKAMANAQHTPSALTGPRTPAPLDPSDAFFERFTKAEASSSEAPDLLTQQPPSKDTARTPSTRAGDDKYGLSKQTPAKAHTVRLLTIAIDPGHGGEDPGAIGKKGTYEKNVVLDIARRLRTKIDALPDMRAMMTRDDDYFVPLHVRVQKARRVEADLFISIHADAFITPRAQGSSVFALSNHGASSTTARWIANKENTSDLIGGVNIKTQDKSVSHALLDMSTTAQINDSMRYGNYVLNEIGQINKLHKNAVEQASFAVLKAPDIPSVLVETAFISNPEEEAKLNTPAYREQMANAILRGIKRYFSANPPLAKNKML encoded by the coding sequence ATGCCTTGCTCGATGTTAATCAAACCTTTTCGTTCATTTGAATCTAGCGCCACTACGCCACCTATTTGGCGACGGCGTCAGCTCTTATGCGCCGGCGCTTCGGTTTTACTCCTAGGTCTATTGCCCAAATCTGCATATGCAGCATCCATTCTTGGCGTGCGCGTATGGCCCGCTCAAGATTACACGCGTTTAACCATAGAGTCAGATCAACCGCTCACTTACACCTCTCGGCTGTTACAAGAACCCGAGCGAATTGTAGTGGATTTTCAAGGCCTTACGCTGGACACAACGCTAAAAGAGCTGGTTGCAAAAATCACGCCGAATGACCCGCAAATTCACCACGTACGCGTAGGGCAGTTTACACCTGATACCGTGCGGCTCGTGCTGGACCTGAAAGATGCCGTAAAACCTCAAGTCTTTACGCTCCCCCCGATTAGTCGCTATCGCCATCGACTGGTGTTCGATTTATACCCAGCCATCCCGCCCGACCCACTGCTGGATTTAATCGCTAAGACCGAAGCAAAAGCGATGGCCAATGCTCAGCATACCCCATCCGCACTCACCGGACCGAGAACACCAGCGCCTCTAGATCCGAGCGATGCTTTTTTTGAGCGCTTTACAAAGGCCGAGGCCTCATCCTCAGAAGCACCGGATCTGCTCACGCAACAGCCTCCTTCTAAAGATACAGCTCGAACACCCTCCACACGCGCTGGCGATGATAAATATGGCCTGAGTAAACAAACCCCGGCTAAAGCACATACAGTACGCCTGCTCACGATTGCGATTGATCCTGGACATGGTGGCGAAGACCCTGGCGCGATCGGCAAAAAAGGGACTTACGAGAAAAACGTAGTGCTCGATATTGCGCGCCGCTTACGCACCAAAATTGATGCATTACCGGATATGCGCGCGATGATGACACGCGACGATGATTATTTCGTACCGTTACATGTCCGTGTGCAAAAAGCGCGCCGAGTGGAAGCGGATTTATTTATTTCAATTCACGCGGACGCCTTTATCACCCCAAGGGCCCAAGGCTCATCCGTCTTTGCATTGTCCAACCATGGCGCCTCCAGCACTACCGCAAGGTGGATTGCCAATAAAGAAAACACCTCCGACTTAATCGGCGGCGTGAATATTAAAACGCAAGATAAATCGGTATCGCACGCCTTGCTGGATATGTCGACCACAGCGCAAATCAATGACAGTATGCGCTATGGCAATTACGTGCTTAACGAAATCGGACAGATTAACAAACTCCATAAAAATGCGGTTGAACAAGCCAGCTTTGCGGTATTAAAAGCGCCAGATATTCCGTCGGTTTTAGTGGAAACTGCGTTTATCAGCAACCCCGAAGAAGAGGCTAAACTCAATACTCCAGCCTATCGCGAACAAATGGCGAATGCGATTTTGCGCGGCATTAAGCGTTATTTTTCAGCCAATCCGCCGCTGGCCAAAAACAAAATGCTTTAG
- the xerD gene encoding site-specific tyrosine recombinase XerD — protein sequence MLNAPPQPNAAEASVLNLSQAAIDMFCDALWLECGLAKNTLEAYRRDLRLFAEWLAKHEATILDEVSEAQLSTYFAVRSADKASSANRRLSVLRRYCAWALRERRLTVDPTLKIQAAKKPMRFPSNLSEAQIEALLAAPDLTTSLGLRDRTMLELMYASGLRVSELVLLKTVEVSLNDGVVRILGKGSKERLVPFGAEAQGWIERYLRVARPALLQNRSADALFITVRSAGMTRQQFWHIIKHYAQLAEIHAPLSPHTLRHAFATHLLNHGADLRVVQLLLGHADISTTQIYTHVARERLSVLHAMHHPRG from the coding sequence ATGCTAAACGCACCCCCCCAACCCAATGCAGCCGAGGCGAGCGTTCTCAATCTAAGTCAGGCAGCAATCGACATGTTTTGCGATGCATTATGGCTTGAATGTGGGTTGGCAAAGAATACGCTTGAGGCATATCGGCGTGACTTAAGGCTTTTCGCTGAGTGGCTGGCTAAGCATGAGGCAACCATACTGGATGAAGTCAGTGAGGCGCAGTTAAGCACCTATTTTGCGGTACGTAGCGCAGATAAAGCGAGTTCCGCTAATCGACGGCTTTCGGTTTTGCGGCGTTATTGCGCTTGGGCCTTGCGCGAGCGGCGGCTAACCGTTGATCCTACGTTGAAAATCCAAGCGGCTAAAAAACCTATGCGCTTTCCCTCTAATTTATCCGAGGCGCAGATAGAAGCGCTATTAGCCGCGCCGGATCTAACCACGTCGTTGGGTTTGCGCGATAGAACCATGCTTGAGCTGATGTATGCAAGCGGTTTGCGTGTCTCCGAGTTGGTGCTGCTGAAAACGGTGGAAGTCAGTCTAAACGACGGTGTTGTGCGGATTTTGGGCAAAGGTTCAAAAGAGCGCTTGGTTCCGTTTGGCGCGGAAGCGCAAGGCTGGATTGAACGCTATCTGCGTGTGGCGCGCCCCGCGCTGTTGCAAAATCGATCGGCCGACGCATTGTTTATTACGGTACGCAGTGCGGGTATGACGCGTCAGCAATTTTGGCACATCATTAAACATTATGCGCAGCTAGCGGAGATTCATGCTCCGTTATCGCCCCATACATTGCGCCATGCTTTTGCTACCCATTTGTTGAATCATGGCGCAGATTTACGCGTTGTGCAGCTCTTGCTCGGCCACGCTGATATTTCTACGACACAGATTTACACGCATGTCGCCCGTGAGCGGTTGAGTGTATTGCATGCCATGCATCATCCGCGTGGTTAA
- the miaA gene encoding tRNA (adenosine(37)-N6)-dimethylallyltransferase MiaA: MNLATQHHAPDQPPYPPVICLLGPTASGKTAAALALAKHVPLEIISLDSALVYREMDIGTAKPTSAERALVTHHLIDILDPSQTYSAAAFKADAQRLIGEIYARKALPLLVGGTMLYYKALTTGLAILPSADPQVRATLDREAARDGWPALHARLAACDPELAARLAPNDAQRIQRALEVWLLTRQPMSQLLAVKDHANAPYDYLPIALEPSDRGVLHKRIETRFDTMLEAGFVAEVTRLRARGDLHADLPAMRCVGYRQIWAYLDGKINQATMREQGIVATRQLCKRQLTWLRAIDKRLMIDCCAPDVSTQVIKTAMRIWSTHPLTD; this comes from the coding sequence ATGAATTTAGCCACCCAACACCACGCCCCAGATCAGCCGCCCTATCCCCCTGTAATCTGCCTACTTGGCCCAACTGCATCGGGTAAAACCGCTGCGGCACTCGCTCTTGCCAAACATGTGCCGCTTGAGATTATCAGCCTTGACTCGGCTTTAGTGTACCGAGAAATGGATATTGGCACAGCCAAACCGACTAGCGCCGAGCGCGCCCTGGTTACGCATCATCTGATTGACATCCTTGACCCCTCCCAGACTTATTCCGCTGCAGCTTTTAAAGCGGATGCGCAACGCTTAATTGGCGAAATTTATGCGCGTAAAGCACTGCCGTTATTAGTTGGCGGGACCATGCTGTATTACAAAGCCCTGACTACCGGCCTCGCTATTTTACCTAGCGCTGACCCGCAAGTGCGCGCCACGCTTGACCGTGAAGCCGCGCGTGACGGCTGGCCTGCTTTACATGCGCGCCTGGCCGCCTGTGATCCTGAGCTAGCCGCTAGACTTGCGCCCAATGATGCGCAGCGCATTCAACGCGCACTCGAAGTATGGCTACTCACCAGGCAACCGATGTCTCAGTTGCTGGCGGTTAAAGATCATGCGAATGCGCCGTATGATTATTTGCCTATTGCACTTGAACCATCCGACCGGGGTGTATTACATAAACGCATTGAAACACGCTTTGACACCATGCTCGAAGCAGGTTTCGTGGCTGAGGTAACGCGCTTGCGGGCGCGTGGCGACCTGCATGCAGACTTACCCGCCATGCGCTGCGTGGGTTATCGTCAGATCTGGGCGTACCTGGACGGTAAAATCAACCAGGCCACGATGCGCGAACAGGGGATAGTCGCTACGCGTCAGCTGTGTAAACGACAATTAACGTGGTTGCGCGCAATAGATAAACGCTTGATGATTGACTGCTGCGCGCCTGATGTCAGCACACAAGTTATAAAAACCGCGATGCGTATTTGGAGTACTCATCCTCTCACCGATTAA
- the purM gene encoding phosphoribosylformylglycinamidine cyclo-ligase: protein MNSSNFAKPSGLTYKDSGVDIEAGDALVERIKPFAKRTLRSGVLAGIGGFGGLFEVPKKYQEPVLVSGTDGVGTKLKLAFQLNRHDTIGQDLVAMSVNDILAQGAEPLFFLDYFACGKLDVETAAAVIQGIATGCELAGCALIGGETAEMPEMYPVGEYDLAGFAVGAVEKSKIIDGHTIAAGDVVLGLASSGIHANGYSLVRRIIQQEQVDLADQLEGRALADALMAPTRIYVKPVLALLEKITVKGIAHITGGGLLENIPRMLADPLCAELDQHAWPLPPLFSWLAERGGVADDEMHRVFNCGIGMVLVVSAQNAQAALAELAASGEAAWLIGKIRERAEGEAQTIVT from the coding sequence ATGAATTCATCAAATTTTGCTAAACCCTCGGGCCTGACTTATAAAGACTCAGGCGTTGATATAGAAGCTGGCGATGCGCTGGTTGAACGCATTAAACCGTTCGCTAAACGCACGCTGCGCTCCGGTGTATTGGCCGGCATTGGCGGCTTTGGCGGGCTGTTTGAGGTGCCCAAAAAATATCAAGAGCCCGTTTTGGTATCGGGTACGGATGGCGTGGGCACTAAGCTTAAATTGGCTTTCCAGCTCAACCGGCACGACACCATTGGGCAAGATTTGGTTGCCATGAGCGTGAATGATATTCTCGCACAAGGGGCTGAGCCACTTTTTTTCCTTGACTATTTTGCTTGCGGCAAGCTTGATGTTGAAACCGCAGCGGCGGTGATCCAAGGGATTGCGACAGGGTGCGAGCTCGCGGGCTGTGCCTTAATTGGCGGCGAGACGGCTGAAATGCCGGAAATGTACCCGGTGGGCGAATACGATTTAGCCGGTTTTGCTGTAGGTGCGGTTGAAAAAAGCAAAATCATTGATGGTCATACAATTGCGGCCGGCGATGTTGTGCTTGGCCTGGCCTCAAGCGGTATCCACGCAAATGGCTATTCGTTGGTGCGGCGGATTATCCAGCAAGAGCAAGTTGATTTAGCCGATCAACTGGAGGGCCGTGCATTGGCTGACGCACTGATGGCGCCTACGCGTATTTATGTCAAACCGGTGCTGGCTTTGCTTGAAAAAATAACGGTCAAAGGTATCGCGCATATTACGGGTGGTGGCCTGCTGGAAAATATTCCACGGATGCTAGCGGACCCTTTATGCGCTGAGCTAGATCAGCATGCTTGGCCGTTGCCGCCTTTATTTAGTTGGTTAGCGGAGCGGGGTGGCGTGGCAGATGACGAAATGCACCGTGTATTCAATTGCGGCATTGGGATGGTGCTGGTGGTCTCCGCACAGAATGCGCAAGCGGCGCTAGCTGAGCTTGCCGCCTCAGGTGAAGCAGCCTGGCTGATTGGTAAGATTCGTGAGCGGGCTGAAGGTGAAGCGCAAACGATAGTTACTTAA
- the fic gene encoding protein adenylyltransferase Fic — MIFDPLTPYNALPTLPPRAEIESKAILKACITARAALAQLKQAGELIPNQAVLINSIPLLEAQASSEIENIVTTTDRLFQFANEHALQADPSTKEALRYRTALYEGFRSLAQRPFSLATAVQVCRTIKGVELDIRRTPGTALMNDKNSTVIYTPPASEAVIRDKLANWERFLHESDEIDPLIRMAIGHYQFEAIHPFIDGNGRTGRVLNLLYLVDQGLLEIPVLYLSRAIIAAKETYYRLLLAVTTEQRWQEWILFMLDAVTQTAQWTTDFIKSIRSLIEETAILMRRDTPQIYSRELTELIFVQPYCRIANVVEAGIAQRQTASIYLKQLCNIGLLQATQAGREKIFINPAFLKLLIQR; from the coding sequence ATGATATTCGATCCGCTTACACCCTATAACGCGCTGCCCACCCTGCCCCCACGCGCAGAGATTGAATCCAAAGCGATTCTGAAGGCGTGTATTACAGCCCGTGCTGCATTAGCCCAGCTCAAACAAGCGGGTGAATTGATTCCAAACCAGGCGGTGTTGATTAACAGTATTCCATTGCTTGAAGCGCAAGCAAGTTCAGAAATTGAAAATATTGTGACCACCACTGACCGGCTATTTCAGTTCGCCAATGAGCACGCACTCCAGGCTGACCCATCTACTAAAGAAGCTTTACGCTATCGTACAGCTCTGTATGAAGGCTTTCGGAGTTTGGCGCAACGACCTTTTAGCCTGGCAACCGCGGTTCAAGTGTGCCGCACCATCAAGGGCGTTGAATTAGATATTCGACGCACGCCAGGTACAGCGCTGATGAACGATAAGAACAGCACAGTGATTTATACACCGCCAGCAAGCGAGGCCGTGATTCGAGACAAATTAGCCAACTGGGAGCGATTTTTGCATGAATCGGATGAGATTGATCCGCTCATACGCATGGCCATCGGTCATTATCAATTTGAAGCCATTCACCCATTTATCGATGGCAACGGCCGCACAGGCCGCGTGCTGAATTTACTGTATTTAGTTGACCAGGGGTTACTCGAGATCCCAGTTCTATATTTATCGCGCGCCATCATTGCCGCTAAGGAGACGTACTACCGCCTCCTGCTTGCGGTCACCACTGAGCAACGCTGGCAAGAGTGGATTCTTTTTATGCTGGATGCAGTCACCCAAACGGCCCAATGGACAACCGATTTTATTAAATCAATCAGATCATTAATTGAAGAAACTGCCATTTTGATGCGCCGAGACACGCCACAAATTTATAGCCGCGAATTAACCGAGCTTATTTTTGTACAGCCTTATTGCCGCATTGCAAATGTAGTTGAGGCGGGCATTGCCCAAAGACAAACCGCCTCCATCTATCTCAAGCAGCTATGTAATATTGGCTTATTACAAGCCACCCAAGCCGGCCGAGAAAAGATTTTTATCAACCCCGCCTTCTTAAAGTTGCTAATCCAGCGTTAA
- a CDS encoding VTT domain-containing protein, with protein METLLHFAGMLLHIDRFLGTFIQQYGAWIYVVLFLIVFCETGLVVFPFLPGDSLLFVGGAFCAMGAMSLSVLIVLLLIAAIVGNTLNYRIGHFIGPKIFASNYRWLDRVALMKTQNFYARHGGKTIVLARFIPVVRTFAPFVAGLSKMRAARFQLFNISGALLWVFSLVLAGYFFGNLPFVKQYLNVIVLVGVATAAVPVFVGWLWQWLRPKR; from the coding sequence TTGGAAACGCTGTTGCATTTTGCTGGAATGTTGCTCCATATAGATCGTTTTTTGGGGACGTTTATTCAGCAATATGGTGCCTGGATTTACGTTGTATTGTTTTTGATTGTATTTTGCGAAACAGGTTTAGTGGTGTTTCCATTTTTGCCGGGTGATTCATTACTCTTTGTGGGCGGGGCTTTTTGTGCCATGGGGGCGATGTCGTTATCGGTTCTGATCGTGCTGTTGTTAATCGCAGCAATCGTTGGAAATACGCTGAACTATCGCATCGGTCATTTTATTGGGCCCAAAATATTTGCCTCGAACTACCGTTGGCTTGATCGCGTTGCTTTGATGAAAACCCAAAATTTCTATGCGCGGCATGGCGGTAAAACAATTGTATTGGCACGTTTTATTCCGGTGGTACGAACTTTTGCCCCTTTTGTCGCTGGCCTATCCAAAATGCGCGCGGCCCGGTTTCAGTTGTTTAATATATCAGGCGCGCTGCTGTGGGTGTTCAGTCTTGTATTGGCGGGGTATTTCTTCGGGAATCTGCCTTTTGTCAAACAATATTTGAATGTGATTGTCTTGGTTGGCGTGGCGACCGCGGCCGTGCCGGTGTTCGTTGGCTGGCTTTGGCAATGGCTGCGGCCCAAGCGCTAA
- the queG gene encoding tRNA epoxyqueuosine(34) reductase QueG: MNAKVDNLPDKSKQVTSLTGSQLEAGALAELVPRMRAWARELGFNALGITDTDLSAAEPGFLAWLAAGFHGEMEYMAKHRAQRLQPAELVAGTVRVISVRMPYLSAQTTLEGSAELGATQADWRAIEAARLEDPTQAVISIYARGRDYHKVLRQRLQKLADRIQAEIGPFGYRAFTDSAPVFEVALAQKAHLGWRGKHTLLLHRDEGSLFFLGEIFVDLPLSVDASHSSASLENSATQQPTEDGAYCGRCTRCIDVCPTGAIVAPYRLDARRCISYLTIELKGSIPEPLRPLLGNRVYGCDDCQLVCPWNKFARPSSVGDFAVRNRLDQASLIELFAWSESDFEARLAGSAIRRIGYQRWLRNLAVGLGNARRAAWVAGRTLEHTQLTQALQQRAQDSSALVREHVQWALCQ; this comes from the coding sequence ATGAATGCAAAGGTAGATAATTTACCAGACAAATCTAAGCAAGTGACGTCTTTGACCGGCTCTCAGCTTGAAGCGGGGGCATTGGCCGAGCTGGTGCCGCGTATGCGAGCTTGGGCGCGTGAGTTGGGTTTTAACGCATTGGGTATTACTGACACGGATTTATCTGCGGCCGAGCCAGGTTTTTTAGCTTGGTTGGCGGCGGGTTTTCACGGTGAAATGGAGTATATGGCGAAACATCGCGCGCAACGCTTGCAACCTGCTGAATTAGTTGCGGGCACGGTGCGCGTGATTTCTGTGCGTATGCCTTATTTGTCAGCGCAGACTACGTTAGAGGGTAGCGCCGAGCTGGGCGCAACACAGGCAGATTGGCGCGCGATTGAAGCCGCCCGCCTGGAGGATCCAACCCAGGCTGTGATTTCGATCTACGCGCGGGGACGCGATTACCATAAGGTATTGCGGCAACGGCTACAAAAGCTGGCGGATCGGATTCAGGCTGAAATTGGCCCTTTTGGTTATCGAGCCTTTACGGATTCTGCGCCGGTATTTGAAGTGGCATTGGCGCAAAAGGCTCACCTTGGTTGGCGTGGTAAGCACACTTTATTATTACATCGAGATGAGGGGTCATTATTTTTCTTAGGTGAAATTTTTGTTGATTTACCCTTGTCGGTTGATGCATCGCATTCGTCAGCGTCTCTAGAAAATTCAGCCACTCAGCAACCGACTGAGGATGGTGCGTATTGCGGTCGTTGTACGCGTTGCATTGATGTCTGTCCAACGGGCGCTATTGTGGCTCCCTATCGACTTGATGCGCGGCGTTGCATTTCTTATTTGACGATTGAATTAAAAGGCAGTATTCCAGAGCCTCTGCGCCCTTTATTAGGTAACCGCGTTTATGGGTGCGATGACTGCCAGCTAGTTTGCCCGTGGAATAAATTTGCCCGTCCAAGTAGTGTGGGAGACTTTGCTGTGCGTAATAGATTAGACCAAGCGTCATTAATTGAGCTTTTTGCTTGGAGTGAGTCTGATTTTGAGGCGCGGCTTGCAGGTAGCGCTATCCGCCGAATAGGTTATCAACGCTGGTTACGCAACCTAGCTGTGGGCTTAGGCAATGCACGGCGTGCCGCTTGGGTAGCCGGCCGTACTCTTGAACATACGCAACTCACCCAGGCACTGCAACAGCGCGCGCAGGATTCATCTGCTTTAGTGCGCGAGCATGTGCAGTGGGCGTTATGCCAATAA
- the mutL gene encoding DNA mismatch repair endonuclease MutL, whose product MTTLRPRSIQPLPDQLISQIAAGEVVERPASVVKELIENAFDAGAQSLRISLEAGGVKRISIVDDGNGIAPDELPLALMRHATSKIHSLAELEAVRTLGFRGEALASIASVAQVSLTSRTAEAPHAMSIDAQTGALAPAAGGIGTSIEVCELYFNTPARRKFLKSEQTEFGHCLDVIRRAALARPEVAISVHHNGRAVEHWNAGSASLRVAKILGDAFALAHLPLAEQAGPIALNGFVGLPTASRGRADQQYFFVNGRFVRDKLLTHAVRSAYEDVLHGERHPAYVLMLEVPPESVDVNVHPSKIEVRFRDSRAIHQFIFHAVQRTLAQQAGLSHPTTAGGHATHLAPLSGLTTSSESATNPPWLPQARMRQGTLPIQTRVEQPLAVYDALFGPRRADPNTTRPATGSAPQTASAPSTPPDASAAAAPLSPAHLTEPGAEPAPPPTAAATASAAAEEDHPLGFALGQLHNIYILAQNKLGLVLVDMHAAHERVIYEQFKTALAERSIAMQPLLLPLSIPASEVEIGTIEENQATLSALGFDITIQSPTTLAIRAVPALLKDADLSALAHAVLEDLHAHGGSRVLLEHQHELLGTLACHHAVRANQRLTLSEMNGLLRQMERTPRANQCNHGRPTWYQLSLTDLDRLFMRGQ is encoded by the coding sequence ATGACAACCCTACGCCCACGGTCTATTCAACCGCTGCCAGATCAATTAATCAGCCAAATTGCAGCAGGTGAAGTGGTTGAACGCCCTGCTTCGGTGGTGAAAGAGTTAATTGAAAATGCGTTTGACGCTGGCGCACAATCATTGCGCATTTCACTTGAAGCGGGCGGCGTCAAGCGTATCTCCATCGTTGACGATGGCAACGGAATTGCGCCTGACGAGCTACCGCTTGCGTTGATGCGCCATGCCACCAGCAAAATTCATTCTCTGGCAGAACTAGAAGCCGTGCGCACGCTGGGTTTTCGTGGCGAAGCGCTGGCTTCAATTGCCTCCGTGGCGCAAGTATCGCTCACGAGCCGCACGGCTGAGGCACCCCATGCGATGTCGATTGATGCGCAAACCGGTGCCCTGGCTCCCGCAGCAGGAGGGATTGGCACTTCGATCGAGGTCTGTGAACTGTATTTCAACACGCCCGCCCGCCGCAAATTTTTAAAAAGCGAACAAACTGAATTCGGCCATTGCTTAGATGTGATTCGTCGCGCAGCGCTAGCGCGGCCAGAAGTTGCCATTTCGGTGCACCATAATGGCCGCGCCGTCGAACACTGGAATGCTGGATCAGCTTCGCTACGCGTCGCCAAAATTCTTGGCGACGCCTTTGCTCTGGCCCATTTGCCACTTGCAGAACAAGCCGGGCCGATTGCGCTGAATGGTTTTGTTGGCCTGCCTACAGCCAGCCGCGGACGAGCTGATCAGCAATATTTCTTCGTCAATGGTCGCTTTGTGCGAGACAAATTGCTGACGCACGCAGTGCGCTCTGCCTATGAAGATGTCTTACATGGAGAACGCCATCCAGCCTATGTGCTGATGCTCGAAGTCCCGCCCGAATCGGTTGACGTCAACGTGCATCCATCTAAGATTGAAGTCCGTTTCCGCGATTCTCGTGCAATTCATCAATTTATCTTTCATGCAGTGCAGCGCACGCTCGCACAGCAAGCAGGGCTCTCGCATCCCACAACAGCAGGCGGGCACGCGACACACCTTGCGCCACTGAGCGGCTTAACCACCTCAAGCGAATCGGCAACCAATCCACCTTGGCTACCGCAAGCACGCATGCGGCAAGGCACGCTGCCAATTCAAACTCGGGTAGAACAACCTCTGGCAGTTTATGACGCACTTTTTGGCCCGCGTAGGGCTGACCCCAATACGACGCGCCCTGCAACAGGCTCTGCACCACAAACGGCGTCTGCTCCGTCTACGCCCCCAGATGCAAGCGCTGCGGCCGCACCCTTAAGCCCAGCCCATTTAACCGAGCCTGGCGCTGAACCCGCGCCCCCCCCTACGGCAGCCGCCACTGCCAGCGCTGCGGCCGAAGAAGATCATCCACTGGGATTCGCCCTCGGCCAGCTACATAATATTTATATTCTCGCTCAAAATAAGCTTGGCTTGGTGCTGGTTGATATGCACGCCGCTCATGAACGAGTAATCTATGAGCAGTTCAAAACTGCGCTAGCTGAACGTTCGATTGCGATGCAACCCCTGCTGCTTCCATTATCGATCCCCGCCAGCGAGGTTGAGATTGGCACCATCGAGGAAAATCAAGCAACCCTCTCTGCTCTAGGTTTTGATATTACGATCCAATCTCCAACCACGCTCGCTATTCGGGCTGTCCCCGCGCTTCTTAAAGACGCTGATTTATCCGCTCTCGCGCATGCGGTGCTAGAGGACCTTCATGCTCATGGCGGCTCGCGAGTGCTACTTGAACACCAACATGAGCTGCTCGGTACGTTGGCTTGTCACCATGCAGTGCGAGCAAACCAACGCTTAACGCTGAGTGAAATGAATGGGTTGTTGCGCCAAATGGAAAGGACTCCACGCGCCAATCAATGTAATCACGGGCGACCCACCTGGTATCAGCTCTCACTCACTGATCTAGATCGGCTCTTTATGCGTGGACAATGA